From Actinopolymorpha cephalotaxi, one genomic window encodes:
- a CDS encoding DUF1540 domain-containing protein, which yields MDMPVVHNCAADSCAYNRDQACHALAITIGDSQMAACDTFFGIPRKGGVPMPAGQVGACKMDDCQHNVDLECQAPGISVGRLHDSAECMTYQRA from the coding sequence ATGGACATGCCCGTCGTGCACAACTGCGCGGCCGACTCCTGCGCCTACAACCGTGACCAGGCCTGCCACGCGCTGGCCATCACCATCGGCGACTCGCAGATGGCCGCCTGCGACACCTTCTTCGGCATTCCCCGCAAGGGCGGGGTGCCGATGCCGGCCGGCCAGGTCGGCGCCTGCAAGATGGACGACTGCCAGCACAACGTCGACCTGGAGTGCCAGGCGCCGGGCATCAGCGTCGGCCGTCTGCACGACTCCGCGGAGTGCATGACGTACCAGCGCGCGTAG
- a CDS encoding NAD(P)-dependent oxidoreductase translates to MPDTNLPKVAFLGLGRMGAPMARHLLASGHDLAVWNRTRDKAEPFGRDGARVADTPAHAAAGRQVVVLMLATPDAVREVLFDPDDGVVTTAEPGTLVIDSSTIGPTAAREVAARLAEHDLRYVDAPVYGSVAPATEGTLRVFAGGDPADFERARPLLGLWGDPDRVELVGPVGTGSAAKLVVNLTLGTSIAAIGEALRLGRQLDLEQSLVDSLIEASPLGTAFPPIRAIMQSGEAQPANFELGLLRKDLDLCLAEADDLALTGAAREACQRAMGAGHSADDARALAVVMAGLM, encoded by the coding sequence ATGCCCGACACGAACCTCCCGAAGGTGGCCTTCCTCGGACTGGGCCGGATGGGCGCGCCGATGGCCCGGCACCTGCTGGCCTCCGGGCACGACCTGGCGGTGTGGAACCGCACCCGCGACAAGGCCGAGCCGTTCGGGCGCGACGGCGCGCGGGTTGCCGACACCCCGGCGCACGCGGCGGCCGGCCGGCAGGTGGTCGTCCTGATGCTGGCCACCCCCGATGCCGTACGCGAGGTGCTGTTCGACCCCGACGACGGTGTGGTGACCACCGCCGAGCCCGGCACCCTGGTGATCGACTCGAGCACCATCGGACCCACCGCGGCCCGCGAGGTCGCGGCCCGGCTGGCCGAGCACGACCTGCGTTACGTCGACGCGCCGGTCTACGGTTCGGTCGCCCCGGCCACCGAGGGGACGCTGCGGGTCTTCGCCGGCGGGGATCCCGCGGACTTCGAACGGGCCCGTCCGCTGCTCGGCCTGTGGGGCGACCCGGACCGGGTGGAGCTGGTCGGCCCGGTCGGCACCGGCAGCGCCGCGAAGCTGGTCGTCAACCTCACCCTGGGCACCTCGATCGCCGCCATCGGGGAGGCGCTGCGCCTGGGCCGGCAGCTGGACCTCGAACAGTCGCTGGTCGACTCCCTGATCGAGGCCAGCCCGCTCGGTACGGCGTTCCCGCCGATCCGGGCCATCATGCAAAGCGGCGAGGCCCAGCCGGCGAACTTCGAACTCGGTCTGCTGCGCAAGGACCTCGACCTGTGCCTGGCCGAGGCCGACGACCTCGCCCTGACCGGTGCGGCGCGCGAAGCCTGCCAGCGGGCGATGGGCGCGGGGCACTCCGCCGACGACGCCCGGGCACTCGCGGTGGTGATGGCCGGCCTGATGTGA
- a CDS encoding diacylglycerol/lipid kinase family protein, with amino-acid sequence MESLLVVTNPDGDGSGGQGIPDAIMEAIGVLRRQADVHVCKVSMPGDLDGALHRRGGRKIVVAGGDSDLHTVVGALHKRNELDAAVLAILPDGPESDFARSAGIPGDPARAADVVLHGVERRFDLLEDCRGDIVVSTVHLGVSGRSHRPRIWPMRSASGEAATDGPGGANGAGLAGIPVLSALHALHDADHPRARPFHVRIEADDRVVTDFDRPVLQVAVTNYTSADGAAEGAAGPGGGPDPDRSATDAERADGYVDVVVNFAVDPIARARRALKLGHDNTGDNNDTVTVRARRVSVAGQRFRLNSDGQDSGSERRCTWNVVPQRLRVIVPASS; translated from the coding sequence GTGGAGTCCCTGCTCGTGGTGACCAACCCGGACGGTGATGGTTCGGGCGGACAGGGGATCCCGGACGCGATCATGGAGGCCATCGGCGTCCTGCGCAGACAGGCAGACGTCCATGTCTGCAAGGTATCCATGCCGGGCGACCTGGACGGCGCCCTGCACCGCCGCGGCGGCCGCAAGATCGTGGTGGCCGGCGGCGACAGCGACCTGCACACCGTGGTCGGCGCCCTGCACAAGCGCAACGAACTCGACGCCGCGGTCCTCGCGATCCTCCCGGACGGTCCGGAATCGGACTTCGCGCGGTCGGCGGGCATTCCCGGCGACCCGGCACGAGCCGCCGACGTCGTGCTCCACGGTGTGGAACGCCGGTTCGACCTGCTGGAGGACTGCCGCGGCGACATCGTGGTGAGCACCGTCCACCTCGGCGTCAGCGGACGGTCCCACCGGCCGCGGATCTGGCCGATGCGGTCCGCGAGCGGGGAGGCCGCCACCGACGGCCCGGGCGGCGCCAACGGGGCGGGCCTGGCCGGGATTCCCGTGCTGTCCGCGCTGCACGCCCTGCACGACGCGGACCACCCGCGGGCCCGGCCGTTCCACGTCCGGATCGAGGCCGACGACCGGGTGGTCACCGACTTCGACCGGCCCGTACTCCAGGTCGCCGTCACCAACTACACGTCGGCGGACGGAGCGGCCGAGGGCGCTGCCGGCCCGGGCGGCGGGCCGGACCCGGACCGGTCGGCTACGGATGCCGAGCGCGCCGACGGGTACGTCGACGTGGTGGTCAACTTCGCGGTCGATCCGATCGCCCGGGCCCGCAGGGCACTGAAGCTCGGCCACGACAACACCGGCGACAACAACGACACGGTGACGGTGCGGGCGCGCCGGGTGAGCGTGGCGGGCCAGCGCTTCCGGCTCAACTCCGACGGCCAGGACAGCGGCTCCGAACGCCGGTGCACCTGGAACGTCGTACCCCAGCGCCTGCGGGTGATCGTCCCCGCCAGCAGCTGA
- a CDS encoding PIN domain-containing protein, translating to MGGDLPALVVVDAANVMGSVPDGWWRDRSGAAGRVRDALSGVAAAGLPGVVDPPAEVVLVTEGAARDVPGTPAVRVVAARGSGDDAIVDLVRSAEPGTRRVVVVTADRELRARVRALGAEVTGPRSVYPPPGHD from the coding sequence ATGGGCGGCGACCTGCCCGCGCTGGTGGTGGTGGACGCCGCCAACGTGATGGGCTCGGTGCCGGACGGCTGGTGGCGGGATCGCTCCGGTGCGGCCGGCCGGGTCCGGGACGCGCTGTCCGGCGTCGCCGCGGCCGGGCTGCCGGGTGTGGTCGACCCGCCCGCGGAGGTGGTGCTGGTCACCGAGGGCGCCGCGCGGGACGTGCCGGGTACGCCGGCGGTCCGGGTCGTTGCGGCGCGCGGCTCCGGCGACGACGCGATCGTGGACCTGGTGCGTTCGGCCGAACCCGGCACGAGACGCGTCGTGGTGGTGACCGCCGACCGCGAGTTGCGCGCCCGCGTCCGCGCACTCGGCGCCGAGGTGACCGGGCCGCGCTCGGTCTACCCGCCGCCCGGCCACGACTGA
- a CDS encoding aldo/keto reductase, producing the protein MQLRQLGDVQVSAIGLGGMPMSIEGRPDEARGIATIHAALDAGVTLIDTADAYHQHADEVGHNESLIAKALKSYGGNASDVLVATKGGALRPGDGSWTLDGSPEHLREACEASLRRLGVDAIGLYQFHRPDPKVPYAESVGALRDLLDAGKIAMAGISNADPDQIRQAQEILGGRLASVQNQYSPAFVSSRPELDLCDEIGIAFLPWSPLGGISGAADLGDKFAAFEEVAGAHDVSPQRVCLAWMLATSPVVFPIPGSSRPETARDSAAAADLVLTADEQAALDEAVGVS; encoded by the coding sequence ATGCAACTGCGTCAACTCGGCGACGTCCAGGTCAGCGCCATCGGGCTCGGCGGAATGCCGATGTCCATCGAGGGCCGCCCCGACGAGGCTCGCGGCATCGCCACCATCCACGCGGCCCTGGACGCGGGCGTCACGCTGATCGACACCGCCGACGCCTACCACCAGCACGCCGACGAGGTGGGTCACAACGAGTCGCTCATCGCGAAGGCCCTGAAGTCGTACGGCGGCAACGCCTCCGACGTCCTGGTGGCCACCAAGGGCGGCGCCCTGCGCCCCGGCGACGGCTCCTGGACGCTGGACGGTTCACCCGAACACCTTCGCGAGGCCTGCGAGGCGTCGCTGCGCCGGCTGGGCGTGGACGCGATCGGGCTGTACCAGTTCCACCGGCCGGACCCCAAGGTGCCGTACGCGGAGTCCGTCGGCGCGCTCCGCGACCTGCTGGACGCCGGCAAGATCGCGATGGCCGGGATCTCCAACGCCGACCCGGACCAGATCCGGCAGGCCCAGGAGATCCTCGGCGGGCGGCTGGCCTCGGTGCAGAACCAGTACTCCCCCGCGTTCGTCAGCAGCCGGCCCGAGCTGGACCTGTGCGACGAGATCGGCATCGCGTTCCTGCCGTGGAGCCCGCTCGGCGGCATCAGCGGCGCTGCCGACCTCGGCGACAAGTTCGCGGCGTTCGAGGAAGTGGCCGGGGCGCACGACGTCAGCCCGCAGCGCGTCTGCCTGGCGTGGATGCTGGCCACCTCGCCGGTGGTGTTCCCGATCCCGGGTTCCAGCCGCCCGGAGACCGCCCGCGACTCCGCGGCAGCGGCCGATCTGGTGCTCACCGCGGACGAGCAGGCCGCGCTCGACGAGGCCGTCGGCGTTTCCTGA
- a CDS encoding GntR family transcriptional regulator: protein MDERHRVVTDGPVPKHAQLRRILESLIEAELAPDAPIPSERDLMALHRVSRMTVREAIGQLVTEGRLYRVRGKGTFVAAPRVDSMLELTSFTEDMRRRGHEPATVVLRSIEAVPPAPVRRALGLTAAQTAYRVERLRIADGVPMALEDGWYAADRAPGLLDRDLSQSLYAVLSRSYGVVIDAAKQTLRSEVADAQTARILGVTVGAPLLALDRTSTAGGRPVEQITSWYRGDRYQVHIDLARASDAGRVPWQPAR, encoded by the coding sequence GTGGACGAACGTCACCGGGTGGTCACCGACGGTCCGGTGCCCAAACACGCGCAGCTGCGGCGGATCCTGGAGTCGCTGATCGAGGCCGAGCTCGCCCCGGACGCGCCGATCCCGTCCGAACGCGACCTGATGGCCCTGCACCGGGTGTCCCGGATGACGGTGCGGGAGGCGATTGGCCAGCTGGTCACCGAGGGCCGTCTCTACCGAGTCCGGGGCAAGGGCACCTTCGTCGCGGCACCCCGGGTCGACTCGATGCTGGAGCTCACGTCGTTCACCGAGGACATGCGCCGGCGTGGCCACGAGCCGGCGACCGTGGTGCTGCGCTCGATCGAGGCCGTTCCGCCGGCCCCGGTCCGCCGCGCGCTGGGGCTGACCGCGGCCCAGACGGCCTACCGCGTCGAACGCCTGCGGATCGCCGACGGCGTGCCGATGGCGCTGGAGGACGGGTGGTACGCCGCCGACCGGGCGCCCGGCCTGCTCGACCGTGACCTGTCCCAGTCGCTGTACGCCGTACTCTCCCGGTCCTACGGCGTGGTGATCGACGCGGCCAAGCAGACCCTGCGCTCGGAGGTGGCCGACGCGCAGACCGCCCGGATTCTCGGCGTCACCGTCGGCGCCCCGCTGCTGGCGCTGGACCGCACCTCCACCGCCGGCGGCCGTCCGGTCGAACAGATCACCTCGTGGTACCGCGGCGACCGCTACCAGGTGCACATCGACCTCGCCCGGGCCAGTGACGCCGGCCGGGTGCCCTGGCAGCCGGCCCGCTGA
- the purD gene encoding phosphoribosylamine--glycine ligase yields the protein MDVLLVGSGGREHALALALSRDPEVSGLHVAPGNVGMEPFAGIHPLDLADNAAIADLAARLGVDLVVIGPEAPLVAGAADAVRERGIPCFGPSAAAARIEGSKAFAKEVMAAAGVPTAMAHVCEKPEEVAAALDAFGPPYVVKDDGLAAGKGVVVTEDRDAALAHAAGCDRVVVEEYLAGPEVSLFGICDGTTVVPLVPAQDFKRAGEGDAGPNTGGMGAYAPLDWTPPGFVDDVVARVLQPTVDELRHRGTPFVGVLYAGLVLTARGIRVIEFNCRFGDPETQVVLSLLRSPLGRLLYAAATGGLADAEPPRWRDGAAVTVVISSAGYPETARRGDPIEGAEEADRLEGVDVIHAGTARNDHGRLVTAGGRVLAVTAYGSDLRLARDRVYDAVARISVEGGHHRSDIAARAALGEIAVPTA from the coding sequence ATGGACGTACTCCTCGTCGGGTCCGGTGGCCGTGAGCACGCGCTCGCTCTCGCTCTGTCGCGCGATCCGGAGGTGTCGGGCCTGCACGTGGCGCCGGGCAACGTCGGCATGGAGCCGTTCGCCGGAATCCATCCGCTGGACCTCGCCGACAACGCCGCGATCGCCGACCTCGCGGCGCGGCTGGGGGTCGACCTGGTGGTGATCGGGCCGGAGGCGCCGCTGGTCGCCGGCGCCGCCGACGCCGTACGCGAGCGCGGGATTCCCTGCTTCGGCCCGTCCGCCGCGGCCGCGAGGATCGAGGGGTCGAAGGCATTCGCCAAGGAGGTGATGGCCGCCGCCGGTGTGCCGACCGCGATGGCGCACGTGTGCGAGAAGCCCGAGGAGGTGGCCGCCGCGCTGGACGCGTTCGGTCCGCCGTACGTCGTGAAGGACGACGGGCTCGCGGCCGGCAAGGGTGTCGTGGTCACCGAGGACCGGGACGCGGCGCTCGCGCACGCGGCCGGGTGCGACCGCGTGGTGGTCGAGGAGTACCTCGCCGGTCCGGAGGTGTCGCTGTTCGGCATCTGTGACGGCACCACGGTCGTACCCCTGGTACCCGCGCAGGACTTCAAGCGCGCCGGCGAGGGCGACGCCGGGCCCAACACCGGCGGGATGGGCGCGTACGCACCGCTGGACTGGACGCCGCCCGGGTTCGTCGACGACGTGGTGGCCCGCGTTTTGCAGCCCACCGTCGACGAGCTGCGGCACCGGGGCACGCCGTTCGTCGGTGTTCTCTACGCCGGGCTCGTGCTCACCGCGCGCGGCATCCGGGTGATCGAGTTCAACTGCCGGTTCGGCGACCCGGAGACCCAGGTCGTGCTGTCGCTGCTCAGGTCACCGCTCGGCCGGCTGCTGTACGCCGCGGCGACCGGCGGGCTCGCCGACGCGGAGCCGCCGCGCTGGCGGGACGGCGCCGCGGTCACCGTGGTGATCTCCTCCGCCGGATACCCCGAGACCGCCCGGCGCGGCGACCCGATCGAGGGCGCGGAGGAGGCCGACCGGTTGGAGGGCGTGGACGTCATCCACGCGGGTACGGCGCGAAACGACCACGGCCGGCTGGTCACCGCCGGCGGGCGGGTGCTCGCGGTGACGGCGTACGGGTCGGACCTGCGACTGGCGCGGGACCGGGTCTACGACGCGGTCGCCCGGATCTCGGTCGAGGGCGGTCACCACCGCAGTGACATCGCCGCCAGGGCGGCGCTGGGCGAGATCGCCGTACCCACGGCGTAA
- the fbaA gene encoding class II fructose-bisphosphate aldolase translates to MPVATPEAYAEMLDRAKEGAFAYPAINVTSSQTLNAALRGFAEAESDGIVQVSTGGAEFLSGSTVKNMVTGAAAFAAYAREVAKGYPVNIALHTDHCPKDKLDKFVRPLLELSAERVKRGEEPLFQSHMWDGSAVPLEENLQIAKDLLAKAAAARIILEIEVGVVGGEEDGIVGAIDDKLYTTVGDGMRTAEELGLGEHGRYITALTFGNVHGVYKPGNVKLRPEILKEIQEAVGAKYGKDKPFDLVFHGGSGSLLEEIRSALDFGVVKMNIDTDTQYAYTRGVVDHMFRNYEGVLKIDGEVGDKKAYDPRAYGKAAEATMAKRVSEACENLRSTGTTLGK, encoded by the coding sequence ATGCCTGTTGCCACGCCTGAGGCCTACGCCGAGATGCTCGACCGCGCCAAGGAGGGCGCGTTCGCATACCCGGCCATCAACGTCACCTCGTCGCAGACGCTGAACGCAGCGCTCCGAGGGTTCGCCGAGGCGGAGAGCGACGGCATCGTCCAGGTCTCCACCGGCGGCGCGGAGTTCCTGTCCGGTTCCACGGTGAAGAACATGGTCACCGGCGCGGCCGCGTTCGCGGCGTACGCCCGTGAGGTCGCCAAGGGCTACCCCGTCAACATCGCCCTGCACACCGACCACTGCCCGAAGGACAAGCTGGACAAGTTCGTCCGGCCGTTGCTCGAGCTGTCGGCGGAGCGGGTGAAGCGCGGCGAGGAGCCGCTGTTCCAGTCGCACATGTGGGACGGCTCGGCCGTGCCGCTGGAGGAGAACCTCCAGATCGCCAAGGACCTGCTGGCCAAGGCCGCCGCGGCCCGGATCATCCTCGAGATCGAGGTCGGAGTGGTCGGTGGTGAGGAGGACGGCATCGTCGGCGCGATCGACGACAAGCTCTACACCACGGTCGGCGACGGCATGCGCACGGCCGAGGAGCTCGGCCTGGGCGAGCACGGCCGCTACATCACCGCGCTGACGTTCGGCAACGTGCACGGCGTCTACAAGCCGGGCAACGTCAAGCTGCGCCCGGAGATCCTGAAGGAGATCCAGGAGGCGGTCGGCGCGAAGTACGGCAAGGACAAGCCGTTCGACCTGGTCTTCCACGGCGGCTCAGGCTCGCTGCTGGAGGAGATCCGCTCCGCGCTCGACTTCGGCGTGGTGAAGATGAACATCGACACCGACACGCAGTACGCCTACACCCGCGGCGTGGTCGACCACATGTTCCGCAACTACGAGGGCGTGCTGAAGATCGACGGCGAGGTCGGCGACAAGAAGGCGTACGACCCGCGTGCGTACGGCAAGGCCGCCGAGGCGACGATGGCCAAGCGGGTCTCCGAGGCCTGCGAGAACCTCCGCTCGACCGGTACGACGCTCGGGAAGTGA
- a CDS encoding adenylosuccinate synthase, with protein sequence MPAIVLVGAQWGDEGKGKVTDLLGGSVDYCVRYQGGNNAGHTVVVDGESYAVHLLPSGVITPDCVPMIGNGVVVDPAVLLDEIAMLESRGVSCDRLLISANAHLIAPYHATVDKVTERFLGKNQIGTTGRGIGPTYADKVNRVGVRVQDLFDPHILRQKVEGALEQKNHLLVKVYNRRAITVDEIVEGFLRYADELRPKVTDTSAVLNRALDDGKVVLLEGAQATMLDVDHGTYPFVTSSNPTAGGACIGAGVGPTRIDRVVGVLKAYTTRVGAGPFPTELHDADGEHLRKVGGEYGVTTGRARRCGWFDAVIARYSTRINGFTDYFVTKLDVLSGFERVPVCVGYEVDGVRHDEMPMTQTDFHHARPIFEYLDGWWEDISGCRTFDDLPKAAQAYVHRLEELIGAPVAGIGVGPGRDEVISLRPLV encoded by the coding sequence ATGCCCGCGATCGTGCTAGTCGGCGCCCAGTGGGGTGACGAGGGCAAGGGAAAGGTCACCGATCTGCTCGGCGGATCGGTCGACTACTGCGTGCGCTACCAGGGCGGCAACAACGCCGGCCACACCGTGGTCGTCGACGGCGAGTCCTACGCCGTCCACCTGCTGCCCTCCGGTGTGATCACGCCCGACTGCGTGCCGATGATCGGCAACGGCGTCGTCGTCGACCCGGCCGTGCTGCTGGACGAGATCGCCATGCTGGAGTCGCGCGGCGTGAGCTGTGACCGGCTGCTGATCTCGGCCAACGCCCACCTCATCGCGCCCTACCACGCGACGGTCGACAAGGTGACCGAACGCTTCCTCGGCAAGAACCAGATCGGCACCACCGGCCGGGGCATCGGCCCGACGTACGCCGACAAGGTCAACCGGGTCGGCGTCCGCGTGCAGGACCTCTTCGACCCGCACATCCTCCGCCAGAAGGTCGAGGGTGCGCTGGAGCAGAAGAACCACCTGCTGGTGAAGGTCTACAACCGCCGCGCCATCACGGTGGACGAGATCGTGGAGGGCTTCCTGCGGTACGCCGACGAGCTGCGGCCCAAGGTGACCGACACCTCGGCGGTGCTCAACAGGGCGCTCGACGACGGCAAGGTCGTGCTGCTGGAGGGTGCGCAGGCCACGATGCTGGACGTCGACCACGGCACCTATCCGTTCGTCACCTCGTCCAACCCGACGGCGGGCGGTGCGTGCATCGGCGCCGGTGTCGGCCCGACCCGGATCGACCGGGTGGTCGGCGTGCTCAAGGCCTACACGACGCGGGTGGGTGCGGGGCCGTTCCCGACCGAGCTGCACGACGCCGACGGCGAGCACCTGCGCAAGGTCGGCGGGGAGTACGGCGTCACCACCGGACGCGCTCGCCGCTGTGGCTGGTTCGACGCGGTGATCGCGCGCTACTCCACCCGGATCAACGGCTTCACCGACTACTTCGTCACCAAGCTGGACGTGCTGTCCGGCTTCGAGCGGGTGCCGGTGTGTGTGGGGTACGAGGTCGACGGGGTACGCCACGACGAGATGCCGATGACGCAGACCGACTTCCACCACGCCCGGCCGATCTTCGAGTACCTCGACGGCTGGTGGGAGGACATCTCCGGCTGCCGGACGTTCGACGACCTGCCGAAGGCGGCGCAGGCGTACGTCCACCGGCTGGAGGAGCTGATCGGCGCCCCGGTCGCCGGCATCGGTGTCGGACCGGGCCGGGACGAGGTCATCTCGCTCCGCCCGCTGGTCTGA
- a CDS encoding DUF3151 domain-containing protein: MSMNLLGEPPATELPEDTAARAALDEGTEAADVARAHPTYSLAWAILAERALAEGRDLDAYAYARVGYHRGLDSLRRSGWRGHGPVPWEHVPNRGFLRALGALAKAAGSIGERDEAERCSTFLAESSATAAKELGLAG; encoded by the coding sequence ATGAGCATGAACCTGCTGGGCGAGCCGCCCGCCACCGAACTCCCGGAGGACACCGCCGCGCGCGCCGCCCTGGACGAGGGCACGGAAGCCGCCGACGTCGCCCGCGCCCACCCGACGTACTCCCTTGCCTGGGCGATCCTCGCCGAGCGTGCGCTCGCCGAGGGGCGCGACCTGGACGCCTACGCGTACGCCCGGGTCGGCTACCACCGCGGCCTGGACTCGCTGCGGCGCAGCGGGTGGCGCGGCCACGGTCCGGTGCCGTGGGAGCACGTGCCCAACCGCGGCTTCCTCCGCGCGCTCGGCGCGCTGGCCAAGGCGGCGGGTTCGATCGGCGAGAGGGACGAGGCCGAACGCTGCTCGACCTTCCTGGCCGAGTCCAGCGCCACCGCCGCCAAGGAACTCGGCCTGGCCGGCTGA
- the purB gene encoding adenylosuccinate lyase has protein sequence MGGVPQPVIPDVLAARYASAPLAHLWSPAHKIVLERRLWLAVLRAQQELGVEVPDGVVEAYERVVDQVDLDSIREREKVTRHDVKARIEEFCALAGQEHIHKGMTSRDLTENVEQLQVRASLELVRDRVVATVVRLADRAAEYSTLVMAGRSHNVAAQATTLGKRFASAADELLVALERLEDLLGRYPLRGIKGPVGTAQDQLDLLDGDASRLAELERRVSEHLGFERVLTSVGQVYPRSLDFDVLSALVQASAAPSSFATTVRLMAGNELVTEGFRPGQVGSSAMPHKMNTRSCERVNGLAVVLRGYLSMVGELAGDQWNEGDVSCSVVRRVALPDAFFAADGLFQTFLTVIADFGAFPAVVQRELDRYLPFLATTKILMAAVRRGVGRETAHEVIKEHAVGVALEMREKGVDRNDLFDRLADDGRLGLSRGELDALVDDPLSFTGAASAQVAEVVRRAQEVAERYPEAAAYAPEAIL, from the coding sequence ATGGGTGGCGTGCCGCAGCCTGTGATCCCCGACGTCCTCGCCGCCCGCTACGCCTCCGCCCCGCTGGCCCACCTGTGGTCGCCGGCGCACAAGATCGTGCTCGAACGCCGGCTCTGGCTGGCCGTGCTCCGGGCCCAGCAGGAGCTGGGTGTCGAGGTGCCCGACGGAGTCGTCGAGGCGTACGAACGCGTCGTCGACCAGGTGGACCTGGACTCCATCCGGGAGCGGGAGAAGGTGACCCGCCACGACGTGAAGGCCCGGATCGAGGAGTTCTGCGCCCTGGCCGGCCAGGAGCACATCCACAAGGGCATGACCAGCCGCGACCTCACCGAGAACGTCGAGCAGCTGCAGGTGCGCGCGTCGCTGGAGCTGGTCCGCGACCGCGTGGTCGCCACCGTCGTACGCCTCGCCGACCGGGCCGCGGAGTACTCCACGCTGGTGATGGCCGGGCGCAGCCACAACGTCGCGGCGCAGGCCACCACGCTCGGCAAGCGGTTCGCCTCCGCGGCCGACGAGCTGCTGGTCGCGCTGGAACGCCTGGAGGATCTGCTCGGCCGCTACCCGCTGCGGGGCATCAAGGGGCCGGTCGGCACCGCGCAGGACCAGCTGGACCTGCTCGACGGGGACGCCTCGCGGTTGGCCGAACTCGAGCGCCGGGTCAGCGAACACCTCGGCTTCGAGCGCGTGCTCACCAGCGTGGGCCAGGTCTATCCGAGGTCGCTGGACTTCGACGTGCTGTCCGCGCTCGTCCAGGCCTCCGCCGCGCCGTCCAGCTTCGCCACCACCGTCCGGCTGATGGCCGGGAACGAGCTGGTCACCGAGGGCTTCCGGCCCGGCCAGGTGGGCTCGTCGGCGATGCCGCACAAGATGAACACCCGCTCGTGTGAACGCGTGAACGGCCTGGCCGTGGTACTGCGCGGCTACCTGTCGATGGTCGGCGAACTCGCCGGCGACCAGTGGAACGAGGGTGACGTGTCCTGTTCGGTGGTCCGCCGGGTCGCCCTGCCGGACGCGTTCTTCGCCGCGGACGGGTTGTTCCAGACGTTCCTCACCGTGATCGCCGACTTCGGTGCGTTCCCCGCCGTCGTGCAGCGCGAGCTCGACCGCTACCTGCCGTTCCTCGCCACCACCAAGATCCTGATGGCGGCGGTACGCCGAGGTGTCGGCCGGGAGACCGCGCACGAGGTGATCAAGGAGCACGCGGTCGGGGTCGCGCTGGAGATGCGGGAGAAGGGTGTCGACCGCAACGACCTGTTCGACCGGCTCGCCGACGACGGCCGGCTCGGCCTGTCCCGGGGCGAGCTGGACGCCCTGGTCGACGACCCGCTCTCCTTCACCGGCGCGGCGTCGGCGCAGGTGGCCGAGGTCGTCCGCCGGGCGCAGGAGGTGGCCGAGCGCTATCCGGAGGCGGCGGCGTACGCACCCGAGGCGATCCTCTAG
- a CDS encoding LLM class F420-dependent oxidoreductase, translated as MTTPARVAVQIQPQHADYAQIRRAVAAAEEAGVDVVYNWDHFFPLSGEPDGLHFECWTMLGAWAEATSRVEIGALVTCNSYRNPELLADMARTVDHISDGRLILGIGAGWFERDYNEYGYEFGTAGSRLNELSEALPRITARWAKLNPKPTRDIPILIGGGGEKKTLRYTAEYASIWHGFGDAETLSHKREVLDRWCGEVGRDPAAIERSAGVSGSPDEVAEGMVAAGITQFTVGVSGPDYDLAEVRDWIAWRDDHNKQLTAS; from the coding sequence ATGACCACACCCGCACGTGTCGCCGTTCAGATCCAACCGCAGCACGCCGACTACGCCCAGATCCGGCGGGCGGTCGCGGCCGCCGAGGAGGCCGGGGTCGACGTCGTTTACAACTGGGACCACTTCTTCCCGCTGTCCGGTGAGCCGGACGGCCTGCACTTCGAGTGCTGGACCATGCTCGGCGCGTGGGCCGAGGCGACCTCCCGGGTCGAGATCGGCGCGCTCGTCACCTGCAACAGCTACCGCAACCCCGAGTTGCTCGCCGACATGGCCCGCACGGTGGACCACATCAGCGACGGCCGGCTGATCCTCGGCATCGGCGCCGGCTGGTTCGAGCGTGACTACAACGAGTACGGCTACGAGTTCGGCACCGCCGGCAGCCGGCTGAACGAGCTGTCCGAGGCGCTCCCCCGGATCACCGCGCGGTGGGCGAAGCTCAACCCGAAGCCGACCCGCGACATCCCGATCCTGATCGGTGGCGGCGGGGAGAAGAAGACCCTGCGCTACACCGCCGAGTACGCCTCGATCTGGCACGGCTTCGGTGACGCCGAGACGCTCAGCCACAAGCGCGAGGTGCTGGACCGCTGGTGCGGCGAGGTCGGCCGTGACCCGGCCGCGATCGAGCGCTCCGCCGGCGTCAGCGGCTCCCCCGACGAGGTGGCCGAGGGCATGGTGGCCGCGGGGATCACGCAGTTCACGGTCGGGGTGTCCGGCCCGGACTACGACCTCGCCGAGGTCCGCGACTGGATCGCCTGGCGCGACGACCACAACAAGCAGCTCACCGCGAGCTGA